GAGTCGAGGAGTGCGGCGTCCTGGTCGGCCACGATAATCGCATCGACCTTGCCTGACTGCAATTCCAGCACTGCCTGGTCGCGCGTCGGCACTACGACGATGGTGGAGCTGGGAATCACGGCTTCAGCGATCACCTGCATGGTGCCGCCCTTCTGCACAGCGACGCGAACTTCCTTCTTGTCCATTTCACGCCAGGTCTTTGGCGCGAAGCCGGGGCGCGCGACGAGCGCCCAGATGCCTTCAACGATGGATCCCGGCACGTAATCGATAACGAGCCCGCGACGCGGATTGGGGTTCAGCGCTACCGCGAGATCCACCTTGCCGGCCTGGAAATCGGCAGCAAGATTGCCCCAGGTCGTCTCATAAAATTCGATCTGAACGCCAAGCAGACTGGCAATGTCCCTGCCCCAGTCGACGAAGAATCCGGACCATTCGCCGGTGCGCGGATCCTTGATGTAGCCCGGCTCCTCCGCAACCATCACCGGAAATTTGAGCTTGCCACTGGCCTTGATCCGGTCGAGCACCAGGGAGGGGTTTTCGGCTCGAGCGGGCACGGAGGCCGGCCCGCACAGCGCAACCACACCTACAACAGCTGCGATGATTGCACCTATCCAACGACTCATTGACGTCTCCTCTATTGAACTATGTCAATTTCACAATGACATATATCATTTTAGCTGACGCGTGCAAGATTAAACTTGAGCGGCCCACCGGCTTTATCGAAGCCGATGAGGCGAGCTTGAAACGGACGCGCGCGGAGGCCGGATAATGGCGGCCCCCTCGATCGAACCGGATCAACGCAAGACTAAACCACCTATCGCACCCGATAAGGGGCGGCTGAAATTCGGGGCGCGCGACCCGCGACGAGGTCGGATATGATCGCCGCGGTCATAGGGGCCCCGCTGATGCCCATGTGGCCATGGCCAGTGGCGAACAGGATAGTCGCGTGCCTTGGATGAGGACCGATGATGGGCAGGCTGTCTGGCGTTGAGGGCCTTACGCCCATCCAGTCAGTTACTTTGGCAATGGATATGTCCGGCAGCATTGCGCGGGCATATGCTTGCAGCTTTTTGCTTTGCTTTGGGTCACGCGGCGCATTGGGTACGTCGAATTCGGCGATACCCACGATTCGCAGCCCCTCGTCGAGTGGCGTGGCAACGAAGGCCGAGGCTGCATCGGTTACGGGTCGGCTGATCGCACTGGAAATACCGGGCATAGTAATGTGGTAGCCACGCTCGCTCGCCAGCGACAGGGAAATTCCGAGGGAGCGCGCCAGATCGCGGCTGGCGATACCAGCTGCGATAACCGCTATGTCGCAGTGATGGGCCCCGCTGCTGGTCTGCAGCGTTACACCTTCGGTGCCGGGCTCTATAGATTGGACCCGCGCCACCCGAAGTGAAACTCCAAGCGTGCCGGCTCGATCCATCATCCCCTCCACCAGCGCCCGGGGTGAAATGACGTGGCCACTACCTGGAAAGAAGATCCCGCGCTTGTAATCCTGCGACAAGGCTGGCTCTAACTCGCGAAGCTGGTCGGCGTTGAGGCTCTCAAACGCGACGCCATGCTTTCTCCGCAGACTTTCCACCAGCATGTCCAGGGCGGTTAGTGATTGATCGCGCCAGACGTGGAGAGCACCGCTGGGGCGGAACAGCCGTTTCCACTCAGAGTCGCCGAGCATATCGCGATAGAGGGAAGCACAGGGCTGGTTCAGAGCGTGCAGGGCCGCATACACCGTCTCCCAAGACTCGAGCCGTCCGGTGCGCAGGAAACGAATGAGCCATGGAAGGGTACTGGGCAGCTCACGCGGGGCGAGGCGCACTGGGCCGTTAGTATCAGCAAACCAGCGAAGCGCACGCCACAGAACACCAGGATGAGCCATGGGAAAAGCTGATCCCGCATTGTATTGGGCTCCGTTGCCCCAGGAGCAGCCATAACCTACCCGGCCCTCCTCTACCACGGTGACGCGGTGCCCTTCCCGGGCCAGCATGAGCGCGCAGCTTACGCCAACTACGCCGCCGCCAACGACGGCAACCGTGCGAGGTTCAGCCATGCGATGTCTCCTGTCCAAGCCGACTCGCGACTGAGGCCCGATGCGCCCGCTCATTGCCGAGATGTGGGCTAATCTTCGCGGTCACTCTGACTACCCGGGATTGATCTAGTTCATTCAGCGATATTTCGCAGATTGCCATGATACAAACACATCCAATGGAGGGATTCAATGGCGTTTGCGACCTCGGGACCTTGCCTCAGAAATGGCCGAGGCGGAGCACGACCGGACGGCTCTCAGCGCCTGAAGTCCCACGGTTCTGGTCCGGTGAGGTTCAAGAATTACGATCGGTGGAGTCTCAAGTGGCAGGAGAGTGCGAATGAGCGTCCCCCTCGATCGCAACAGGGTGGCGGAGCCAGTCCTGCTCTCGTTCAGGGCTCAATGAAAGAGCCGCTGAAGCAGCGGCACGCATCGGAATGACTCCTGAAAACATCGGTCACAGGCAACTCACCAGGACGCCGCGACCACCCCGCTCAAATTTCGGGATCTTCGCTGGGCGATCGCAGCGCCCCCGGCATTGAACCCTCCGCCCAGCGGTAGAGAACTGATCATCAAGCCGTCGCTCGCATCGGTTGCCCTCCGAGACGAAGAATGGGTTGGACATGCGCGGATCAGTCTTCCGACTGAGCAGGTTACAGGCCGCAATGCGAGCATCCCGCGTATCAAACGGGGCGAGGTGGCCATTGTGACGATCATGAAATTCGGTTCGAAAGAAATTGGGAAAAGCAACGCGTTTTCGAAATCGATGTATGTTGCATAGCCCCATTCGAAGACCCGTCCTGTTGACCAGTCTAGACATCAACTTGAAACCCAGATCGATCTCTGATGCGGGATAGCCACCTCCGAGTCCCCAATTCTCCGCCGGCACTTCAAGCGGGATGATCTTGATTTCAGTCGCCGGAATACCGAACCCGGAGAGATTCGTGACGAGTCCCTTATAGAGCGCGCGTTTTGCTTCAAGTAATCGGCCCGAGAACATCACCACCTCAATACGAGTGTAGTGCTCGGAACGACCGGTCAGGACGATCCGAGCGGCAGCATCGCTGATGTCGAGGACTGCATCACGATCGTATTCAGGTATCTTCAGCGCAGAGAGGAGCGTTGACTGGACGGCTTCGATAATCTTCTGCTCGCTCCCACTTGCCCAGCCGCCCGTCGTGATCCGTGTACTTCCCCTTGAGCGGCTCGGCGTCGGATGTTTCAGCCTTAAGCAGGGAAGCTAGTATCTCCACTCTCAGAGCGCTGTTCGTACAAGGCGCTTCGTTCCTTTCAAAATGTTGGCGGCGAGCACGCGCTCACGACCTCGCATGGCTCTCCTCCGATGCACCTGAATCGATGCGGCAGACGGCTAGAGAAATAATATGCATCGCCAGGGCCAAGTACGCGCCGTTGATCTTCAACCGTGATCTCCAAGCGTCCCTTGATGATAATACCACCTTCTTCACCGGCGTGAGTGAGTCTAACCTTCCCCGTATCGGATCCTGGCGTGTATGTTTCCTTCAGAATCTGAATTGAACGACCAACCATACTGCTTCCAATCTGAAGGTAAGAAATTCCGCCTTTGCCGATTTCCGTGAGCTCTTTGTTCCTGAAGAAGATCTGCTCCCTGCCCGCGTCTGTCCGCGAAAAGAAATCAGCAACGCTGATCGGAATCGCGTCCAATATGCGTTTAAGTGCTCCCACTGATGGATTAGTCTGCCCGGATTCAATCAAGGAGATGGTTGAGTTCACTACGCCGGCCCTTTTTGCAAGCGCGCGCTGTGAGAGCCGATTATGCTGTCTGACCTGACGGAGGCGAGCACCGATTTGTTCGTTGAGACAACCAGTCATGCTAGCTGCGCCACCGCAATAGGTTAACGGCACGACAACGTGAGTTCAGAAACAAGACTTCGCAGTGACGTGTCAAGCAGCCGGAGTTGTGGGTCCGCAATTGCTTTGGGCGGGTACATGAGAGAGCCAATGTTTGCGACGCCATCAACTGAGCATAGCCAAGTTTAAAGCCGAAAATCTCTAATCGGGCTGCAATTTTGCAGAAATCCGGCGGTCATCGGGGCGCTCTCCCTGCAATCACGCAAACATTGCGGAAACGCTTGGCGTACATTTTCGCTGACGAAATCCTACGTGTTTCGCTAGTCGGTGAGGCCAACGTTCGCGTTGGCACCACCGATTGTCTTGCCATGGTCCGGCTCGCCTCGCCTCGGCTGAAACCGCGCGATTGTGAGTCTACGGTCTAGCACTACTTTGGCAGAATCTATTTGCGCCAGTGTTTTTCAGGGATTAGTTTTCGGCAGTATGGGCACTGCTGAGACGGCGGCCGAAGGATGAGATCGACGATGGAGTGACGTACCGCGGGCATGGTTGGCTGAGGCGGAGGCCCGTTGATTCTTTTTTTTCCGCCCCGCGTATGCGAGGCGACGGTGTTGCAAGAAGGTATAGGCGATCATGGTCATTAGGGCGTGACGATGAAGACCTTGCCATGATCGCCCTTCGAAGTGATCAAGTCCAAGCTTCTCTTTCAGCTGCTGATGCGCCTGCTCGCAAATCCAGCGTGCCTTGATGGTGGCGGCAAGTGTGCGCAGATCCGTCGCCGCGGGCAGGTTGGCGAGATAGTATTTCTTCTCCCCTGAGGCACGTTGCTCGCCAATGAGCCAGGCTTCGTCGCCCGGGAGATCCTGCTGACCCTTATCCCATATCCGCTGCGGAGGTCCGTCGGCGGTGCGGACACGGCACGCGAGCGCGCTTCAAACGAGACACGTCGCTTGTCCAACTGTCAGGCAGAAAGAGACGTAACGCGACCATCGCTGGCACTTCACCGCGCGCAAGCGTTAAAAACACCAGCGTTTGGCAATT
The DNA window shown above is from Bradyrhizobium sp. CB1650 and carries:
- a CDS encoding transporter substrate-binding domain-containing protein; its protein translation is MSRWIGAIIAAVVGVVALCGPASVPARAENPSLVLDRIKASGKLKFPVMVAEEPGYIKDPRTGEWSGFFVDWGRDIASLLGVQIEFYETTWGNLAADFQAGKVDLAVALNPNPRRGLVIDYVPGSIVEGIWALVARPGFAPKTWREMDKKEVRVAVQKGGTMQVIAEAVIPSSTIVVVPTRDQAVLELQSGKVDAIIVADQDAALLDSKGVGKAVVPTPVLRNPATIGIRREAGNEGFSNFLANWMSQQNSLGLACSRITRYMLDRGIDMKVVPQSGKYC
- a CDS encoding FAD-binding oxidoreductase, translated to MAEPRTVAVVGGGVVGVSCALMLAREGHRVTVVEEGRVGYGCSWGNGAQYNAGSAFPMAHPGVLWRALRWFADTNGPVRLAPRELPSTLPWLIRFLRTGRLESWETVYAALHALNQPCASLYRDMLGDSEWKRLFRPSGALHVWRDQSLTALDMLVESLRRKHGVAFESLNADQLRELEPALSQDYKRGIFFPGSGHVISPRALVEGMMDRAGTLGVSLRVARVQSIEPGTEGVTLQTSSGAHHCDIAVIAAGIASRDLARSLGISLSLASERGYHITMPGISSAISRPVTDAASAFVATPLDEGLRIVGIAEFDVPNAPRDPKQSKKLQAYARAMLPDISIAKVTDWMGVRPSTPDSLPIIGPHPRHATILFATGHGHMGISGAPMTAAIISDLVAGRAPRISAAPYRVR
- a CDS encoding tautomerase family protein; this encodes MFSGRLLEAKRALYKGLVTNLSGFGIPATEIKIIPLEVPAENWGLGGGYPASEIDLGFKLMSRLVNRTGLRMGLCNIHRFRKRVAFPNFFRTEFHDRHNGHLAPFDTRDARIAACNLLSRKTDPRMSNPFFVSEGNRCERRLDDQFSTAGRRVQCRGRCDRPAKIPKFERGGRGVLVSCL
- a CDS encoding cupin domain-containing protein, which translates into the protein MTGCLNEQIGARLRQVRQHNRLSQRALAKRAGVVNSTISLIESGQTNPSVGALKRILDAIPISVADFFSRTDAGREQIFFRNKELTEIGKGGISYLQIGSSMVGRSIQILKETYTPGSDTGKVRLTHAGEEGGIIIKGRLEITVEDQRRVLGPGDAYYFSSRLPHRFRCIGGEPCEVVSACSPPTF